In Chaetodon trifascialis isolate fChaTrf1 chromosome 6, fChaTrf1.hap1, whole genome shotgun sequence, one DNA window encodes the following:
- the LOC139332722 gene encoding progonadoliberin-1-like isoform X2, which yields MLVCRLKPPPLRMAPQSLALWLLLVGAVLSQGGCQHWSYGLSPGGKRELDGLSDSPGNMLEGFPRVDPPCSALGCAEEPLYPKMYRMRGFLDSVSNRDNGHRTFKK from the exons ATGCTTGTGTGCCGTCTGAAGCCCCCTCCCCTCAGAATGGCTCCTCAGAGCTTGgcgctgtggctgctgctggtgggcGCGGTGCTGTCGCAGGGCGGCTGTCAGCACTGGTCGTATGGACTGAGCCCgggagggaagagggagctGGACGGCCTCTCCGACTCGCCGGGAAAC atGCTCGAGGGCTTTCCACGCGTGGACCCCCCCTGCAGCGCTCTGGGCTGTGCAGAGGAGCCACTTTATCCCAAAATGTACAGGATGAGAGGATTTCTG GACAGCGTCTCCAACAGGGACAATGGACACAGAACATTTAAGAAATGA
- the LOC139332722 gene encoding progonadoliberin-1-like isoform X1, whose protein sequence is MLVCRLKPPPLRMAPQSLALWLLLVGAVLSQGGCQHWSYGLSPGGKRELDGLSDSPGNQMLEGFPRVDPPCSALGCAEEPLYPKMYRMRGFLDSVSNRDNGHRTFKK, encoded by the exons ATGCTTGTGTGCCGTCTGAAGCCCCCTCCCCTCAGAATGGCTCCTCAGAGCTTGgcgctgtggctgctgctggtgggcGCGGTGCTGTCGCAGGGCGGCTGTCAGCACTGGTCGTATGGACTGAGCCCgggagggaagagggagctGGACGGCCTCTCCGACTCGCCGGGAAAC cagatGCTCGAGGGCTTTCCACGCGTGGACCCCCCCTGCAGCGCTCTGGGCTGTGCAGAGGAGCCACTTTATCCCAAAATGTACAGGATGAGAGGATTTCTG GACAGCGTCTCCAACAGGGACAATGGACACAGAACATTTAAGAAATGA